From the genome of Impatiens glandulifera chromosome 9, dImpGla2.1, whole genome shotgun sequence, one region includes:
- the LOC124915793 gene encoding inner centromere protein-like, with amino-acid sequence MDRNAIVKPRARLQKLTVRIQKLTERYVVGTPKANLQLLVLNKLEIKKGEFTEEIGRIEAVHRHQNRSKTPPLSDPVINETDERTGTPLAGQLETDQPGVFEPGVTEERVKSLIQEFADSTVQPLETKVKKAMRQTLLFAEKTRDNLVKAEERITIIEDEYRDDVVLHNEHYQQTEDLEYKTSRIVDDMDRFERETEQRFTEVDEDLGRSRNEVGSTLDRVTDLEKKNASLEDCNDKLEADLKALTEQDALDEETRKEKETPRLSKEEIAERERNTAAKYPGHAKSVAIQAAKDAERLNAQKQGFEEFSRAHKKKKAASSSSAPVKRKRKVSARKMLERIKETNVDTPPNPPQTEDEDEEHLEQRSTRQRVSDTVPISTVSQPQAGGSSSRPDQPDKEKPTKDMMDGFTFSESE; translated from the exons atggaccgaAACGCTATCGTgaaaccgcgtgctcggctacaaaagctaacgGTACGTATCCAAAAGCTGACAGAAAGGTACGTTGTGGGAACACCGAAGGCTAATTTACAGCTTTTGGTGTTGAACAAGCTTGAGATAAAGAAAGGAGAATTCACAGAGGAAATAGGGCGGATTGAAGCGGTGCACAGACA TCAGAATCGAAGTAAAACGCCTCCTCTATCGGATCCGGTCATAAACGAAACCGACGAAAGGACGGGGACTCCTCTCGCAGGGCAACTTGAAACTGATCAACCTGGGGTTTTCGAACCGGGCGTCacagaagaaagggtcaagtcccttattcaagagtttgcagacTCAACGGTTCAACCATTGGAGACGAAAGTCAAGAAAGCCATGCGCCAAACACTCTTGTTCGCCGAAAAGACGAGGGATAACCTCGTAAAGGCAGAGGAACGAATCACAATCATCGAAGACGAATACCGGGACGACGTGGTTCTACACAACGAGCATTATCAACAAACCGAGGACTTGGAATATAAGACCTCAAGGATAGTAGATGACATGGATCGGTTTGAAAGGGAAACCGAGCAACGATTCACAGAGGTCGATGAGGATCTAGGGCGGTCAAGAAATGAAGTCGGCTCGACACTTGACAGGGTCACAGACctggaaaagaagaatgcaAGCCTTGAAGACTGCAACgacaagcttgaagccgatcttAAGGCGCTAACCGAACAG gatgcgctggacgaagaaACGCGGAAAGAAAAGGAAACACCTCGACTATCTAAAGAGGAAATAGCCGAGCGCGAAAGAAACACAGCGGCTAAATATCCGGGACATGCAAAGTCCGTAGCAATTCAAGCGGCCAAAGATGCGGAGCGGTTAAATGCACAGAAACAAGGGTTCGAAGAATTTTCCAGAgctcacaagaagaaaaaggcagcATCCTCCTCTTCGGCTCCGGTAAAACGAAAACGGAAAGTTTCGGCAAGAAAGATGTTGGAGAGGATCAAAGAGACAAATGTCGATACTCCACCAAACCCACCGCAAACcgaggatgaagatgaagagcatCTGGAGCAGCGTtctacaagacagcgagtcTCCGATACGGTTCCAATCAGCACGGTCAGTCAACCGCAAGCTGGAGGTTCATCCTCAAGACCGGATCAACCGGATAAGGAAAAACCAACCAAGGATATGATGGACGGCTTCACGTTTTCCGAATCAGAATAG